The genomic segment CGCCCGGGCGGTACGCGTCCGACACGGTCGTCTCGTCCCCGGTGTGGCGATCGCCCGACGGCGGCGAGATCGGGGTGTCGGTTGCCGAGGCAAGGTCGGAGAACTGCGCCGGTGGCACCGTACGGGCCGGCCGCGCCTCCTCGTCTCCTGCTCGCGGGTCCGCGCCTGCTCGTGGGTCCGCGTCAGCGCCTGCCGGAACGCCCGGGTGCTCGTCCGAGCGCCGGCCGGGCTTCTCGTCCGGGCCGATGACGCCCACCTGCTGCGCCCCGGTCGCACCGGCGACAGCTACCTCGCCGCCCTGACGGTCCCCGGCCGTACCGGCCGGAACGCCGGCACTGCCAGCGTCCGCGACCTCGCGACCGCCGTGGGCCCCGCGGAACCGGTCATCCTCGGCCCTGGCGGCGGGGGCATCGCCCTCCTCGACGTCGCGGGCCTCCCCGACGACGGCGGCGCCGGCATCGAGCGACCCGCCGTCCTGGCCCTTGCCGTTTCCGCCCTCGCGGCCGGCGTCCCGCTCGTGGCCCTGGTCCCGCTCCTGGCCCTGGTCCCGCTCCTGGCCCTGGTCCTGGTCCCGGCCCTGGTCGGCACGGTCTTCGACGGCGGATCGGTCACGCTGACCGCCAGCCCTTTCTGCGGAGTCCTCGCCACCCGCGGCGACGGACCCGCTGGCCTCGCCGCCATCCGAGTACTCGTCCTCGTCGTCCGCGCTGGCTGCGTTGCCCGCACCGTCCGCATTGTCTGCGTCATCGGCGTCGTTGTCTGCGTCATCGGAGTCGTCCGGAAGGTCGTCGCCGTCGATCGCGACCCCCTCCAGCGCCAGCAACCGGTCCACCGCATCGGTCAACCCCTGCGGGTCCAGCTCGATCGCTCCGGCGAACCAGCGGTACGCCTCCTCGATCCGTCCCGCCGCCTCCAGGGCGTCCGCGTACGCGTACCGCAGCCGCGCTCGCCACTCCTCGGTGCCGTTCACCTCCAGGCCCGGCACCTGCAGCATCGTCACGCTGGCCGCGATCTGCCCCATGTCACGCCGCGCACCGGCCGCGACGATCAGCAGCTCGATCCACTCGGCCGCACCGACGGTCTTCCGGTCCGTATGCCGGAACAGGTCGACCGCCCGCTCGGGCCGACCCAGGCCCCGCTCGCAGTCCGCCAGCACCGCCAGATGCGTGTTGCGACCGGTGATCCGCTGGAACGCCCGCAACTCGGACATCGCCAGCTGCCACTGACCGCACCGGTACGCCGCGAGACCGACCGCCTCCCGCACCGCCGCGATGCGCGAGGCGACCTTCCGCGCCGCCATCGCGTGCCGCAGTGCCAGCTCGGGATCGACGTCCAGCAGTTCGCCCGAGGCCACCAACCGGCGTGCCACGGTGTCCGCGCTCATCCGGGACAGCGCACGCAACTCGGCGCGAACGTCACGGGACAGCTCGTGCGCCCCGACCGCGTCGGGCAACGCCGGGTCCGGCCCGGCCAGCTCGCTGCGGCGTGGGGCGCGCGGCTCCACCACCCGCTCCGGCCACTGTTGCCGGCCACCGGCGGGCCGGTCGGTCCGATCCGACCGCGGCTTGTCGGACCGTCGCCGGTCGTGCCCATACCCGCCCGACCGGTCGGAGCCCTGCCGGTCATACCGACGGTCGCCAGGCCGGGTGTCCGTGCCCCGGCGGCCGGCCGCATCACCGCGCCGATCGCCGTCACGGCGCTCCCGGTCCTGGTGACCGGTCACTCCGCGGCGGTCTCCCGTGGCACCACGAGCCTCCCGGTACCCGCCGGAGCGTTGCTGGTCGCGCGGGCTGCCCCGGAAACCCCGATCGCCGCGGTGGCCGGAGTCACGAGTCTCCCGGTGGTCACGCCCGAACGGGGCGCCGCCGCGGCGGTCGTCCTGCCGGCCACCACCGGCGCGCCGGTCGTCCCGGTAGCCGGACCGCTGATCGTGCCGGACTCCGGTGCCGCGGCGATCCTCCCGTGGACCGGCCGAGCGGCGAGAGTCGCCCGACCCGGAACCGCGACGAGAGTCGCCCGACCCGGCAACCCGGCGGTCGTCCCGGTAGCCGGAGCCGGACCGCTGGCTCTCCCGCGCACTGCTAGCTGCCCGACCGTCCCGGTCGCCCTGCCGGTCGTCCCGAGGGTATCCACCGCCGCGACGCTCGTACCGGTCGTCCCGACGGTCGTCGCGACCCCGTGCCCGACCGTCGTACCCACCGCGGCGGTCACTACCGCTGGACTGCGGACGATCACCGCGGTACTGACCGCGCACACCGTCCCTGGACTCGCGTGGTGGGCCGGCCTGCGAGCGACCACCGAACTGCCCGGCACCGCCACGCCCTTGATAGCCGCCCCCGCGGCCACCGGCACGGTCGCCCTCGCCGCGCGGACGGTAGCCCCCGTCCGAACGGCCGCCGTCGCGTCGCCGATCGTCCCCGCCGCCCCAGCTGCCGCGCCGCGGCTGATCGCTCCGTCGCTGGTCACCCGTCCGACGCTCGCTCGACCGGCCGCCGAAGTCACTTCGCCGGCCTTGGTCCCGTGGCGCCTGATGACGACGCGGCTGGTCCCGATCGGACCCGCCGGACGGTCGCCACTCGCGACGCTGGCCCCGGTCCTCACCAGCGCGGCCGGACCGATCGTCGCGACGCCCACCGCCTCGCGCCGCAGCACCGCGGTCGTCGTTCCAGCGACGGTCGCCGGACGCGCCCTGCCCGACGCCACGATGACCCCCGGACCGGTACTGGCCCTGCTGGCCACGGTCCGCCCCGTTGCCACGGCCCTGGCCACGGGCCGGGCCGTCTCCTCGTCGCGGGCTCCTACCGGCGTTGCGGTCGCGCTGATCACGGTCGGCGTCTCGGCCCGGCTGACGACGCTGGTCGTCTGAATTCGATGGCACGGCAACATCTTCCTCTACGCGCCGGCGCCAGGCCGCTGGGCTGTTATGCACCGGAATCAGGACACAGAAAAAGGGGCGGGTGGAACAGCTTCCCGCTGTTCCACCCGCCCTCACGTGAGCTTCGGCGGCGACCTACTCTCCCACACCCTCCCGAGTGCAGTACCATCGGCGCTGTAAGGCTTAGCTACCGGGTTCGGAATGGGACCGGGCGTTTCCCTCACGCTACAACCACCGAAACATCTCTCAAACCAGCCAGCCACACACACCCCACACCAAAACGGGGCACTCTGACCGTGGTTCCAGAACTACACAGTGGACGCACACAACCTTGTAGTCAAGCCCTCGGCCTATTAGTACCGGTCAGCTCAACACGTTACCGCGCTTACACCTCCGGCCTATCAACCCAGTCATCTCCTGGGGGCCTTACCCCCGTCTCCGGGGCAGCAGACCTCATCTTGAAGCAGGCTTCCCGCTTAGATGCTTTCAGCGGTTATCCCTTCCGAACGTAGCCAACCAGCCGTGCCCCTGGCAGGACAACTGGCACACCAGAGGTTCGTCCGTCCCGGTCCTCTCGTACTAGGGACAGCCCTTCTCAAATCTGCAACGCGCGCGGCGGATAGGG from the Actinocatenispora thailandica genome contains:
- a CDS encoding tetratricopeptide repeat protein; this encodes MEPRAPRRSELAGPDPALPDAVGAHELSRDVRAELRALSRMSADTVARRLVASGELLDVDPELALRHAMAARKVASRIAAVREAVGLAAYRCGQWQLAMSELRAFQRITGRNTHLAVLADCERGLGRPERAVDLFRHTDRKTVGAAEWIELLIVAAGARRDMGQIAASVTMLQVPGLEVNGTEEWRARLRYAYADALEAAGRIEEAYRWFAGAIELDPQGLTDAVDRLLALEGVAIDGDDLPDDSDDADNDADDADNADGAGNAASADDEDEYSDGGEASGSVAAGGEDSAERAGGQRDRSAVEDRADQGRDQDQGQERDQGQERDQGHERDAGREGGNGKGQDGGSLDAGAAVVGEARDVEEGDAPAARAEDDRFRGAHGGREVADAGSAGVPAGTAGDRQGGEVAVAGATGAQQVGVIGPDEKPGRRSDEHPGVPAGADADPRAGADPRAGDEEARPARTVPPAQFSDLASATDTPISPPSGDRHTGDETTVSDAYRPGAMGSSTAGSNAPSSDAATTSDGAASGAPTSDGTSSAGTGSPAADRNDSGPGDASASGAPRTGTPAGGGEAQ